In a genomic window of Saccharothrix sp. HUAS TT1:
- a CDS encoding HEXXH motif-containing putative peptide modification protein, translating to MTVAPFRVPEADFAALARGGGGASAVRTLRLARRSRTLLLIRSIADDPAARPAFALLREVARVAPGAVDRVLDHPSVGAWATRTALAMRRGEDARPAELAFTAAAAAVRAGVAVDLEFPPAPVFALPSLGVVVGPGLAYSPLPEVDLGGCVLQLDLWAGGGVPDGLPVARSADVAGWRAALRAAWELLSRDHPALAAEFAEVVTVVTPMPSSPSGTSSATVADAFGCVFLSPAPDAETLAVTLVHEAQHSKLVALMDLFALVEPGRDGLFYAPWREDPRPAAGLLHGTYAHLGVAGFWRSRPGAAAQAEYARWRSAALITAETLLGSDALTPTGARFVTEMATVLRAWCAEPLPPAAIAVADAEAAAHEARWRAAHGSRT from the coding sequence GTGACCGTCGCGCCGTTCCGGGTCCCCGAGGCCGACTTCGCCGCGCTGGCGCGTGGCGGTGGCGGGGCGTCGGCGGTGCGCACGTTGCGGCTGGCGCGGCGCAGCCGGACGTTGCTGCTGATCAGGTCGATCGCCGACGACCCGGCGGCGCGGCCCGCGTTCGCGCTGCTGCGCGAGGTGGCGCGGGTGGCGCCGGGGGCGGTGGACCGGGTGCTGGACCACCCGTCGGTCGGCGCGTGGGCGACGCGGACGGCGTTGGCGATGCGGCGGGGCGAGGACGCGCGGCCGGCGGAGCTGGCGTTCACGGCCGCGGCGGCCGCGGTGCGGGCGGGGGTGGCGGTGGACCTGGAGTTCCCGCCGGCGCCGGTGTTCGCGCTGCCGTCGTTGGGGGTGGTGGTGGGGCCGGGGTTGGCCTACTCGCCGTTGCCGGAGGTCGACCTCGGCGGGTGCGTGCTGCAGCTGGACCTGTGGGCCGGTGGCGGGGTGCCGGACGGGCTGCCGGTGGCGCGGTCGGCCGACGTGGCGGGGTGGCGGGCGGCGCTGCGCGCGGCGTGGGAGCTGCTGAGCCGGGACCACCCGGCGCTCGCGGCAGAGTTCGCCGAGGTCGTGACGGTCGTGACGCCCATGCCGTCGTCGCCTTCGGGCACCAGCAGCGCGACGGTGGCGGACGCGTTCGGCTGCGTGTTCCTGTCGCCGGCGCCGGACGCGGAGACGTTGGCCGTGACGCTCGTGCACGAGGCGCAGCACAGCAAGCTGGTGGCGTTGATGGACCTGTTCGCCCTGGTGGAGCCGGGGCGGGACGGGTTGTTCTACGCGCCGTGGCGGGAGGACCCGCGACCGGCGGCCGGTCTGCTGCACGGCACCTACGCGCACCTCGGCGTGGCCGGGTTCTGGCGGTCGCGCCCCGGTGCGGCGGCCCAGGCGGAGTACGCGCGCTGGCGTTCGGCGGCGTTGATCACGGCGGAGACCCTGTTGGGCAGCGACGCCCTGACGCCGACCGGAGCCCGGTTCGTCACCGAGATGGCCACCGTGCTGCGCGCGTGGTGCGCCGAACCCCTCCCACCGGCCGCGATCGCCGTCGCCGACGCCGAAGCCGCCGCCCACGAGGCCCGCTGGCGAGCCGCCCACGGCTCCCGAACGTAG
- the fxsT gene encoding FxSxx-COOH system tetratricopeptide repeat protein yields MSTPRTTSAHTGVTAFLSATGGTGRTSAVANLAWALAAAGQRVLVVDWGSEVPRVREYLEPFLVARLGLPDALGRGLLAAYRADPLREEDAAPAVERFAPPAGDVTEPGHIDVVSPMQTDAAGRPQPETRHGDAGAIAELRSRLTESDYDQVLIDAPTGAGDESLTLIATLCELAVVCFRPRPRAIADAADLAARLRKRAPIRIDVVPVATLFDDADEQSRAQRIRSAIHAAFAELLAGQAKRVPDGGTIEIPYRPFDAFDPLLAILVEEPTSGGALEAQYGRLAAAVTDGAVTEVSPVSPVLRSRYRRVFGLTSTTEPDRVVIAYAPRDRPWADWVRGQLERAGAEVRRLAEAGDWLRADVPPGVVVLASPHLGPVELPARPLTALRLQLTDEEPAPGALSVHDHTAETLSARLLSHFGLIDRPGTEHEPGMRVPGSDPNVFDLPPRHRGFVGRDEDLEALRDKFAAAGDAGALVVVDGVPGVGKSELALEYAYRFSSDYAAVWWLSAHDRQSLLTGLAALAARLRQPGSTDYGTLSALERLSDDPVYARFLLVYDNVDDPSVVDGLLPSGVTGHVLVTSRPTAGRAVELVPMRADDSARLLLERVPGLTADDARRVADTVDHLPLALDLASSWLGETARTEVGAGSRDTDAASWATRTLFERLGRSELTGVARVVDVAVDALRDNATGRLAVLVAELCAFLSPEGADLGLVRSPAFLGRVVEAGGVDAEPLRLDAAEIDRVLWYGARYGLFRVDWGDQYSLRLHRVVQRALRDRMSPTEREERQTAVLRALAALAPTEVEGNSPTRRARFAELQKHVLPSGALASGDLEVRRWLVNQVRFLFTDGGAGVRRAALEPGHALLDAWTLRFGTADPLRNRLATELANVHRVLGDPTSALRLDDLALAQQRRALDLTHPRPLITARGRGGDLRGLGLFSEALAEDQATWEGLRSVLGEDHPDTRSAANNLASSMFLSGDAAGALALEEDNYRRRRRLFGTGDVRTWTTLAQIGLYQRELGRYPEALDSLLFASQQLQTLRHELNQVQIGVQWNRAIALRLVGRAKEAKERTGIALRDYREVLGKHHPYTLGCALSFSADHRRVGVDPQWAVELARTAWLGFQEYVGLRDDHPFIALCKLGLGLALRSAGDADGAVSLVRDATRTLRSRLGDTHPWTLAAAVDEARVLAAAGEADRAAELIAEAHTDCVEFLGHDHPHTVAAAHNLRLAAHPTDQHWRECDVDVPHT; encoded by the coding sequence ATGAGCACCCCGCGCACCACCTCGGCCCACACCGGCGTCACCGCCTTCCTGTCGGCGACCGGCGGCACCGGCCGCACCAGCGCGGTGGCGAACCTGGCCTGGGCGCTGGCCGCGGCCGGGCAGCGGGTCCTGGTCGTGGACTGGGGCTCGGAGGTGCCGCGGGTGCGCGAGTACCTGGAGCCGTTCCTGGTGGCCCGCCTCGGCCTGCCGGACGCGCTGGGCCGCGGGCTGCTCGCCGCGTACCGCGCGGACCCGCTGCGCGAGGAGGACGCGGCGCCCGCCGTCGAGCGGTTCGCGCCGCCCGCGGGCGACGTCACCGAACCCGGCCACATCGACGTGGTGTCGCCGATGCAGACCGACGCGGCCGGCCGCCCGCAACCCGAGACCAGGCACGGCGACGCGGGCGCGATCGCCGAGCTGCGCTCCCGGCTGACCGAGTCCGACTACGACCAGGTGCTGATCGACGCGCCGACGGGCGCGGGCGACGAGTCGCTGACGCTGATCGCGACGCTGTGCGAGCTGGCCGTGGTGTGCTTCCGGCCGCGACCGCGCGCCATCGCCGACGCGGCGGACCTGGCCGCCCGGCTGCGCAAGCGCGCGCCGATCCGGATCGACGTGGTGCCGGTGGCGACGCTGTTCGACGACGCCGACGAGCAGTCCCGGGCGCAGCGCATCCGGTCCGCGATCCACGCCGCGTTCGCCGAACTGCTGGCGGGCCAGGCGAAGCGGGTGCCGGACGGCGGCACGATCGAGATCCCGTACCGCCCGTTCGACGCGTTCGACCCGCTGCTGGCGATCCTGGTCGAGGAGCCGACCAGCGGCGGCGCGCTGGAGGCCCAGTACGGCAGGCTGGCCGCGGCGGTCACCGACGGCGCGGTGACCGAGGTGTCGCCGGTGTCGCCGGTGCTGCGGTCCCGCTACCGGCGGGTGTTCGGGCTGACGTCGACCACCGAGCCGGACCGGGTGGTCATCGCGTACGCGCCGCGGGACCGGCCCTGGGCCGACTGGGTGCGCGGCCAGCTGGAGCGCGCGGGCGCGGAGGTGCGCCGGCTGGCCGAGGCGGGCGACTGGCTGCGCGCCGACGTGCCGCCGGGCGTGGTGGTGCTGGCGTCGCCGCACCTCGGCCCGGTGGAGCTGCCCGCCCGGCCGCTGACCGCGCTGCGGCTCCAGCTGACCGACGAGGAGCCGGCGCCGGGCGCGCTGTCCGTGCACGACCACACCGCCGAGACGCTGAGCGCCCGGCTGCTCAGCCACTTCGGCCTGATCGACCGGCCCGGCACCGAGCACGAGCCCGGCATGCGGGTGCCCGGCAGCGACCCGAACGTGTTCGACCTGCCGCCGCGCCACCGCGGCTTCGTCGGCCGCGACGAGGACTTGGAGGCGTTGCGGGACAAGTTCGCGGCGGCCGGTGACGCGGGCGCCCTGGTGGTGGTCGACGGCGTGCCCGGCGTCGGCAAGAGCGAGCTGGCGCTGGAGTACGCCTACCGGTTCTCGTCGGACTACGCGGCGGTGTGGTGGCTGTCCGCGCACGACCGGCAGTCGCTGCTGACCGGCCTGGCGGCGCTGGCGGCCCGGCTGCGCCAGCCCGGCTCGACCGACTACGGCACGCTGTCCGCGCTGGAGCGGCTGTCGGACGACCCGGTGTACGCGCGGTTCCTGCTGGTCTACGACAACGTCGACGACCCGTCCGTGGTCGACGGCCTGCTGCCGTCCGGCGTCACCGGGCACGTGCTGGTCACCTCCCGGCCGACGGCCGGGCGGGCCGTCGAGCTGGTGCCGATGCGCGCCGACGACAGCGCGCGGCTGCTGCTGGAGCGCGTGCCCGGCCTGACCGCGGACGACGCGCGGCGGGTCGCGGACACCGTCGACCACCTGCCGCTGGCGCTGGACCTGGCGTCGTCCTGGCTCGGCGAGACGGCGCGGACCGAGGTCGGCGCGGGCTCCCGCGACACCGACGCGGCGTCGTGGGCGACGCGCACGCTGTTCGAACGGCTCGGCCGGTCGGAGCTGACCGGTGTGGCCCGGGTGGTCGACGTGGCCGTGGACGCGTTGCGGGACAACGCGACCGGCCGGTTGGCCGTGCTGGTGGCCGAGCTGTGCGCGTTCCTGTCGCCGGAGGGCGCGGACCTGGGGCTGGTGCGCTCGCCCGCGTTCCTCGGCCGGGTGGTCGAGGCGGGCGGCGTCGACGCCGAGCCGTTGCGGCTGGACGCCGCCGAGATCGACCGGGTGCTCTGGTACGGCGCGCGGTACGGGCTGTTCCGCGTCGACTGGGGCGACCAGTACTCGTTACGCCTGCACCGCGTGGTGCAGCGCGCGCTGCGCGACCGCATGTCCCCGACCGAGCGGGAGGAGCGGCAGACCGCCGTGCTGCGCGCGCTGGCCGCGTTGGCGCCGACCGAGGTGGAGGGCAACTCGCCGACCAGGCGCGCCCGGTTCGCCGAGCTGCAGAAGCACGTGCTGCCGTCCGGCGCGCTGGCCAGCGGCGACCTGGAGGTGCGCCGCTGGCTGGTCAACCAGGTGCGGTTCCTGTTCACCGACGGCGGCGCGGGCGTGCGGCGGGCCGCGCTGGAACCGGGGCACGCGCTGCTGGACGCGTGGACCCTGAGGTTCGGCACGGCCGACCCGCTGCGCAACCGGCTGGCCACCGAGCTGGCCAACGTGCACCGCGTGCTCGGCGACCCGACCTCGGCGCTGCGGCTGGACGACCTGGCGCTGGCCCAGCAGCGGCGCGCGCTGGACCTGACCCACCCGCGGCCGCTGATCACCGCCCGCGGCCGGGGCGGCGACCTGCGCGGGCTCGGCCTGTTCTCCGAGGCGCTGGCCGAGGACCAGGCCACCTGGGAGGGCCTGCGCTCGGTGCTCGGCGAGGACCACCCGGACACCCGCAGCGCGGCCAACAACCTGGCGTCGTCGATGTTCCTGTCCGGTGACGCGGCGGGCGCGCTGGCCCTGGAGGAGGACAACTACCGCCGCCGGCGGCGGCTGTTCGGCACCGGCGACGTGCGCACGTGGACGACGCTCGCGCAGATCGGGCTCTACCAGCGGGAGCTGGGCCGCTACCCGGAGGCGCTGGACTCGCTGCTGTTCGCGTCGCAGCAGCTGCAGACGCTGCGGCACGAGCTGAACCAGGTGCAGATCGGCGTGCAGTGGAACCGCGCCATCGCGCTGCGGCTGGTCGGCCGGGCCAAGGAGGCCAAGGAGCGCACCGGCATCGCGCTGCGCGACTACCGCGAAGTCCTCGGCAAGCACCACCCGTACACGCTGGGCTGCGCGTTGAGCTTCTCCGCCGACCACCGCCGCGTCGGCGTCGACCCGCAGTGGGCGGTGGAGCTCGCGCGCACCGCGTGGCTCGGCTTTCAGGAGTACGTCGGGCTGCGCGACGACCACCCGTTCATCGCGCTGTGCAAGCTCGGCCTCGGCCTGGCGCTGCGGTCGGCGGGCGACGCGGACGGCGCGGTCAGCCTCGTGCGGGACGCGACGCGGACGTTGCGCTCGCGGCTCGGCGACACGCACCCGTGGACGCTGGCGGCGGCCGTGGACGAGGCGCGGGTGCTCGCCGCGGCGGGCGAGGCGGACCGGGCGGCCGAACTGATCGCCGAGGCGCACACCGACTGCGTCGAGTTCCTGGGGCACGATCACCCCCACACCGTCGCGGCGGCGCACAACCTGCGGCTCGCGGCGCACCCCACCGACCAGCACTGGCGGGAGTGCGATGTCGACGTCCCGCACACGTGA
- the fxsA gene encoding FxSxx-COOH cyclophane-containing RiPP peptide, with product MTAEPVLESELLDVTGVDLARLADLPDTALRAALHRILAENAELPTRFAAFESSL from the coding sequence ATGACTGCCGAACCCGTCCTGGAGTCCGAACTCCTGGACGTCACGGGCGTTGACCTGGCCCGGTTGGCCGATCTGCCGGACACCGCGCTGCGCGCCGCGCTGCACCGGATCCTGGCCGAGAACGCCGAACTGCCCACCCGGTTCGCCGCGTTCGAGAGCTCGCTGTGA
- a CDS encoding FxsB family cyclophane-forming radical SAM/SPASM peptide maturase: MNSWKGLPFRQFVLKVHSRCNLACDYCYVYELADQRWRSRPRVMSPDVVAHTAERVAEHVRGHGLAEVEVVLHGGEPLLAGRAAIGSLVSRFRSVVPAVVRFTVQTNATLLDREFLELFSALGVRVGVSVDGTPEAHDRHRVRPDGTGSWAAVRAALTSLRSFPAVYGGLLCVVDVDDDPVRTYESLLELSPPAVDFLLPHGNWSAPPPGRVAGAPATPYAEWLIAVFDRWYAEPRTRVRLFEELLSVLLGGRSGVEGIGLTPSAQVVVETDGSIEVSDILASSSPDASATGLHVARDPFDAALDLPDVRAGRSGLAGLSGECRRCPVVSACGGGLRAHRFREGAGFDRPSVYCPDLLRLIGHVRSRVAADLAALA; this comes from the coding sequence GTGAACTCGTGGAAAGGGTTGCCGTTCCGCCAGTTCGTGCTCAAGGTGCACAGCCGGTGCAACCTGGCGTGCGACTACTGCTACGTCTACGAACTCGCCGACCAGCGGTGGCGTTCCCGGCCGCGGGTGATGTCGCCCGACGTGGTCGCGCACACCGCCGAACGGGTGGCGGAACACGTTCGCGGGCACGGGTTGGCGGAAGTGGAAGTGGTGCTGCACGGCGGGGAACCGCTGCTCGCCGGCCGGGCCGCGATCGGGTCGTTGGTGTCGCGGTTCCGCTCGGTGGTGCCCGCGGTGGTGCGGTTCACCGTCCAGACCAACGCGACTTTGCTCGACCGCGAATTCCTGGAGCTGTTCTCCGCACTCGGCGTCCGGGTCGGGGTGAGCGTGGACGGCACGCCGGAAGCGCACGACCGGCACCGCGTGCGGCCGGACGGCACCGGGAGTTGGGCGGCGGTGCGGGCGGCGCTGACGTCGTTGCGGTCGTTCCCGGCGGTGTACGGCGGTCTGCTGTGCGTCGTGGACGTGGACGACGACCCGGTGCGCACCTACGAGTCGTTGCTGGAACTCTCACCGCCCGCGGTGGATTTCCTGCTGCCGCACGGCAACTGGTCGGCGCCGCCGCCGGGACGGGTCGCGGGCGCGCCCGCCACGCCGTACGCGGAGTGGCTGATCGCCGTGTTCGACCGCTGGTACGCCGAGCCGCGCACGCGGGTGCGGCTGTTCGAGGAGCTGCTGTCGGTGCTGCTGGGCGGGCGGTCCGGGGTGGAGGGGATCGGGTTGACGCCGTCCGCGCAGGTGGTGGTGGAGACCGACGGTTCGATCGAGGTGTCCGACATCCTGGCGTCCTCCTCCCCCGACGCCTCGGCGACCGGGCTGCACGTGGCGCGCGACCCGTTCGACGCGGCGCTCGACCTGCCGGACGTGCGCGCCGGGCGCTCGGGGTTGGCGGGGCTGTCCGGTGAGTGCCGCCGGTGCCCGGTGGTGTCGGCGTGCGGCGGCGGGCTGCGGGCGCACCGGTTCCGGGAGGGCGCGGGGTTCGACCGGCCGTCGGTGTACTGCCCGGACCTGCTGCGGCTGATCGGGCACGTGCGGTCGCGGGTCGCGGCGGACCTGGCGGCGCTGGCGTGA